The Canis lupus familiaris isolate Mischka breed German Shepherd chromosome 1, alternate assembly UU_Cfam_GSD_1.0, whole genome shotgun sequence DNA window AGCTGGTGATGCCATGCAAGAGGGACTgagcaggggggtgggtgggttgggGAGACATCATGTGACCACCCACGCTCTAGCTCTGGGCCTCTCACCTACGGGTTCCATGCTTGCCCCTCAGGAGCCTCCTCAACAAACCCAAGAGTGAGATGACCCCAGAGGAGCTACAGAAGCGGGAGGAGGAAGAGTTTAACACGGGTCCGCTCTCTGTGCTCACACAGTCAGTCAAGAACAACACCCAGGTGCTTATCAACTGCCGCAACAACAAGAAGCTCCTGGGCCGTGTGAAGGCTTTCGACAGGTAAGCACCTGGGTCCTGGAAGGTGTTCTGTCTTGGAAATGCAGACACAGTTCCAGTGTGAGGAACCCAAATACAAGGTTTTCAGAGTCCTGGGGCATAAGCATATTCAGACCTCAAAGTGCAATGGTGTCTTGTTGTCCTTCCAGCTGTGCAGTACAGTAGTGATGGGCATGTACTTGGGAGCCAGGCTTCCTGGGTTTGTGTCTCGACTCTGCCTCTTAGCAGCCATGAAACCTTCAACAAGTAACTTTATCTCTTCCATTCAATGGCAGTAATTCTGGTGATTGCAGAGATTCAGTGACTTAATACATGTGATGTGTAATACAGTCATTAGAAGTACAGCATCTGGCACCAGGAAGCTCTTATTAATCAGGTTTTGCAGTTACGATATAAAGTACCAtgccccaaaagaaaaaaataaagtaccatgCCCAGTACTTTTTTTAGGCTCCAGAGACACAGCAATGACTGAAAGAGGACTCCTATACTTAAGAGAGCTTATGCCATAGGTAGGGAAACCAACAGCAAGCACACAAACAATGTGTCATAAGAATAGTAAAGGCAGGTGAGAGTGTGGAGTGCTGGGAAGGAGGTGTTGTCCTAGACGGTAACGCTAGGGGTTCCATAGGAAGAGACCGTGATGAACAGACCTAAATACAATGAAGGAGGAAGCCAGGGTCTGAGTGTTTCagccagagggaacagcaagtgttATTTCCTCTCTCGGCCTCAGTGTCCTTGTCTGCAAACTGTGCGTCATAAAAATACCCCTCATAGAacagttgtgaggattaaatatttCTGTAGGAAGGGTACTTGGCTCAGTAGCTAACAtgataaatgctcaataaacataaAACCTGCAGCCTTCAGTTAGCATTTGGGAAGTGGTATGGCGAAGTGTAAGTCTAGAATGTTTTTGCCACGAGCTGTTACATGACCATGAATAAGTCTTTTCACTTGGAGCCTCGGTTTCTTCTCAAGGAGAATAAGAGTGAGAACAGGAAGTATTGGGCCCAAAAAGGCAGATAGACCTAGATTTGAACAGGGCTGTGCCACTTCTAAAACATCATCCCACTGCGCCAGTGTCCTGCTCTGCAAGCTGGGGGTGATACTAGTGTTTACCTTCTGGGGGTGAGATGTAGTGAGAATTACTGGCTTACTGCTTcgaagagggcacctgggtgcttagTAAGAGCACAATCGGTGGTGGTTTATTCATATACATTTGTGTGTccacatctttttaaagatttacttcatttattttggggggaaggggcagagaggaagagttCCAAGCAGACtatgctgaacaaggagcctgatgtggggctcactctcatgacctgagatcatgacccaagccaaaaccaagagtcagacattcaaccaactgtaccacccaggtgcccccccccccatttttttaagAGGACTTTCCCCCAGTTCTTCCTCATATCCCCACATCAGCTTCCCACCCTAGTGTGTATCCTGCCACAGTTCACTCACTCAcgctcagcacacacacacacacacacacacacgggcttCTTTGTGGTgttaaataacagctttattttttatttttttaaagattttgtttattcatgagagacagagaaatagagacataggtagaaggagaaccacactcctcatggggagccccatgcaggacttgatcccagcaccccaggataacgacccaagccaaaggcagatgctcaactactgagccacccgggtcccCAGCTAACAGCTTTATGGAGGTGGAATTGACATGTTGTCATATcataaatgtaattgtttttaagATAGAATCTTCCATGTGCTACTCTGCATCTTGTTTTTCGTACTTTTCAGTGATCTGTGAACATCCCTGCAGGTCAGCTAAGGCATTCTTAACCCTGTTACTTATTGTATTAATTATGTTCCTTTCTTGAGTGAGCAGTGCATGCAGTTGAGGCAAAATTCAAAAGAAACGAACGTGCTCAATGAGGAACAAGTCTTTTTTCTCCCTGTCAGTCAGTTGCCCTCCCCAGGAATCCTTCCACGGTAAATTCCTCAGGTCCCCTCACATGACATCAGACCAACAGACACAAGAGTGtgctttactttattttaaatcactGCTAATAGCAAACCACACAGTTTTAGACCTCAGCTTTTTCACTTGACAACATGCCTTGAAATGTTTCCATGTGGGTatgctacttcattttttttttaagcttatttttctctgaattgcTAATGTATTCACAGGATTCCAAAAACAGTAATAGCAGTCCAATGATAACATTCCATGCAGCTTGTCCCCGGCCTCCAAGTGTCTTCCAGGATTCTGTACTGTACAAAGCAAAAGGAGGCAGGCAGTATAGATGCTTCTCCTACCCCCTTTCTTCCCTTCAAAAGATCACTTGCATACTTGGTTTTGTCACTCAACAGTCTCTCGTGGATATTACTCCACAGCAAGGCACAGAGCTTCCCCActcttaaatactttatttttcttgccacTCAGTAACATTTCCTTCTATCTTTCTATCCCTTCACctggctttaatttttcttcatagcaggGGTTGTAACCTGACAGTGTATCAGATCCATCTGTTTACTTGCTTAGCATTCTTCTCTCCTCACATCCCATCAGGGCAGGGGTTGCATCTGTCAGCTTCACTGCTGTATTCATTGCAGGTGCTTGCTGAGTGGGCTAATCTGTACTGTCCTCAAACGTGTCCACCTGGCACCCTGAGGAGATAGGGACCAAGCACAACTGCGGCGGAGGCATCACATTCCTCCATAGGCCCCAGGGACCTCTGGCTCCACAAATAGCAGCAGTTCCTTTGCTGATGCTTTCAGAAGTACTTAGAGTTGAGAAACACAAGCAGACCCATTTTGCTTACCTTTCCCCTGGGTCAGGCCCCCTTCTAAGTCTTTGCAAGAATGCTGTATTGGTTAATTTATCTTCACAGCAGCCCTATGAGGGAGGCACTGTGAATGACTCCATGTCAGAAAGCAGGACATTGAGGCACAGAGGAGTGAAGTCCTTTGGCCAAGCCtcaacctgaagactggcagaggTGGTGTGGGGGGTCCCTGGCTGTCCTTGTCCCAGGCCCTCACCTTCATCCCATGTGAGCTGCTGGAAGAGGGGTGGGCAGAAGGCTTCTCCCTCACTCCTGGTGCCTGCCCTCTACCCCCAGGCACTGCAACATGGTGCTGGAGAATGTGAAGGAGATGTGGACCGAGGTCCCCAAGAGCGGCAAGGGCAAGAAGAAGTCCAAGCCAGTCAACAAGGACCGCTACATCTCCAAGATGTTCCTGCGTGGGGACTCCGTCATCGTGGTCCTGCGGAACCCACTCATCGCTGGCAAGTAGCGGCCTCCTCCCCGCCGTCAGAATTTGCTCCCTCCTGCGAAGACCTGCCCTTTGTAATGGGAATAATAAAGTCCTGGGTTTTGTCTAGTGGCATCTGTCTGTTCCCAGAGCCTTGTGACAGGGACAGGCTTGGGGAAGGGAGGCAGCTGGGTGTGGCGCCAGGTGCTAGGGTGCAGACTTCTCTGATCCCGTGAAGAggccctgtctctgcccctcctcaggcctctttttccccatctgtgaagtgAATGGGTTGGATACAGAGGgctctctttcccttcttaaTCTTTTCTAGCTTCTCATCGCTGcgtctctcttcccttcctctgcctctctctcaataagTTGAGGTCTGGCTgcagtgctggggacacagcagtaCCCAGGAGAGCCCTGACCAGCCCTCActgagaggagaaggaggataTAGTTAGAGTAGTCAGTACCCAAACAGTGGTAGTGATTGCCACTAACACCTGCCAGCTGTTAGGGTGCCAGGCCCTTTCCTCTGTGCTGAGCAGACACTGTTCATTATGACCTCCATTGCCAGAGGAGGGAACTGAGGTACAGAAAGGAGAGAGCATTCCCCCGAGGGGATCCAGCCAGGAAGTGGTGATGGTATAATTCAAACCTCCCCTGTGCCAGAGCCTGGGGCTTAACCCTGAGCTCCACTGCCCACAAATTACAACTTAATTACCCTTGGGAGAAATTTTCTGACACGTATGGAGATAGAGGTGGGACGGGGGGGCTCACTTATTGTGGGGGTATAAGGAAGATCCTTGTCTTGCTCTGATTCGCACACATCGTGCTCTCCCCCACCCATGTCTCTGTGTTCTGTCTCTACCTGCATCTCTTGCTTTGTTCCCCAAATAAGACCAAATACTGGGTGGGTGCAGGGGTTTGCAGGCCTCAGAAAAAATGAGACGTCTGATACACTGAGTTGTGAAAGCACATCCTGAGTTAGTCCATGAGTCCGTAAGTGACAGAGCAAGGGACCCTGTAGGAGAAGGCTTGACATAGGGCAACAGCTATGAGGTTATAAAGATGCACGTTTACTGAGTGGCTCACATCTAATGAGAATAGTCATCTGGTGGGTAGATACTAGAGCTATCTGATTTTATGGGTGAGAcagctgagacccagagagagcaAGTGCCTTGCCCAGGGTCACTCAAGAAATGATGGAGCCAAGTTATCTGTGATGTGGCAGTAGTGGTGCTGCTGCAGGAGATACTCCTGCCCCACTCTCCACCCTGCAAGGATTCAATTCTTGTGCAGGAGCTGGGATAGCACAAGCCCTGCAATCACAGTCCTGGGTTCAGATCCAGATCCTTGCCCTGCTTCCCCTTCTTGTTGACTTATCCTCCCCCAGGAAATGGAATTTGGTTTCCCTGCCCTGCAACCTGGCAGCAAAGTTCCAGCCTCAGGCACCCTGCCTGGCATCAGTCTGTATTTCCTCACATCTTCACCCACCCCTGCCAAGTTGTCATTgggtgaaaacaaaaacagaatgcaGGAAAAGCATGCACCATGCACCAGGAAGTATCCTAAGAATAACTCACTGGAATCTCAGGCAACCTGCAGAATATAGGTACCATCACTACTCGCTTGCCAGAAGTGGAAACCGAGGCACAGGTTGGGAATGTTTCCCAAGTCACCCAGTGAATAAGTAGCCAAGTGAAGTTTAAACCAGGCTGGTTTCTGCAGCCTTACTATTCCTATACTATCTTTTAGAGAAGCAGCCCTCAGAATTGTTTGGCACACAcacaatattttaattgtatacaTTGCAAATAGTTAAGTATCAGGAAATCACATGAACAGTCCCAATCAGGATTTCTTTTAGGCATGGGGGACAGTGGTGGTGTAATGTCCCTGTTCTTGTGGCAACACATGACTGAAGGGGTTGCAAGGCTACCACAAGCACACAGCCCACCTCTCATTTCTCTTGATGACCTAGGGGAGAAGATTGACCCACCTCTCATACACAAAAAAGTACAGCTATTTCTCATGCTTTATTTACAAGGCCCCTACCTTAGcaccacacccacacacacaccccaaacctATGAAGAAGGACTCCGTTAAGCTGCTGTGGGGCACATCTGTCCAGGGGACTGGGGACCCCAAGGGAAATAACACCCAGGTACTAACTAAATCTAAGTGCAGTTCTAAGTGGGGGAAGGATTTAGGAGTGAGGGTCTTGTGTGTGTACAGGTGGTCCAGACACAGGCTGTCggtttctctccatctctcccagTCTCCAAGGGCTGCCCAGGAGGGTGGAGAGGTGCGTCCATACCCGCAGCCGGCAGTGGTCTGTCCTAGTTGCAGCTCTGAGGCCTGCCTTGAATGGTTCATGTTTAGTCTACACATGAAGTCCTCCTTTCTGGCCCCCAGTGCTGCTCacatttctctttccatctctcaccTGTCCTGTGAGCTCCAGGGCATTTTTCCCAGCCCAACATGTCCAAAGAACACTCTTGGCTCAACCCCCACTGAACgtcatctccctctctctttccaccaTCCCAAACCTAGGAGTCTTCTTTGACTTCTCTTGCTGCACTTCCCTCATGCAAAACATCAGCAAATCCTCAGCTCTACCTTTAAAATAGTGCCAGAGCCCAACTACTTCACATGCTTCTGAAGCTGCCACTCCTGCCCCTAATAATCTGTTCCCTCACATAGCAGACAGAGGATCTGCTTAAAACATTagcccagaaaaaagaaaaaaaaaaaaaattagcccaGGAGACGCTGCTGCTAGGAATCTTCAATGCccttgcctgcttctctctccccacatCTCTTGGCCCAGATTCATCCCACTCCAGCCATGCAGGCCACCTGTCTGTTCCTCATGCATGGCTGAGCTCTTTCTTGCCTCAAGGCCTCTGCGgatgctgctgcttctgcctAGAATCCTCTTCCCAAAGCAGTCTCCTTCACCTCTTGCAGGTATGGCTTAAGTGCCACCTCCTTGGAGATGCCCTCCTGCCACCCTAGGCTCCCTTTAATTGTTCTTCTTTAGCCAGTTCCACAGTGTATGTATAACTTGTTCTGTCTttgctgcccacccccctcagTTGTGAACTGTGAACTCTAGAAGAACAGGGactttgtcttctgttttcctcCTCCCACCACACCCCAATTTCTCTAGCGCCCTCCACACCTCCACACTGGGCctggtacacagcaggtgctcaatgaataCGTGCTAAAACGGACACAGGATCTCCACTGCCTAGCAGTAGCTTTCCAAGACCCGGCTGGCCTCGTCCCCAGACCCCGGCAGGGTCCCCAAGGACCGGGCACCGTCAGCGGCGACCCGGCAGGGGCCTGAGTCCAAGGGCAGGGTCCTG harbors:
- the SNRPD2 gene encoding small nuclear ribonucleoprotein Sm D2, translated to MSLLNKPKSEMTPEELQKREEEEFNTGPLSVLTQSVKNNTQVLINCRNNKKLLGRVKAFDRHCNMVLENVKEMWTEVPKSGKGKKKSKPVNKDRYISKMFLRGDSVIVVLRNPLIAGK